One part of the Arabidopsis thaliana chromosome 1 sequence genome encodes these proteins:
- the ATCSA-1 gene encoding Transducin/WD40 repeat-like superfamily protein (ATCSA-1; CONTAINS InterPro DOMAIN/s: WD40 repeat 2 (InterPro:IPR019782), WD40 repeat, conserved site (InterPro:IPR019775), WD40 repeat (InterPro:IPR001680), G-protein beta WD-40 repeat, region (InterPro:IPR020472), WD40 repeat-like-containing domain (InterPro:IPR011046), WD40-repeat-containing domain (InterPro:IPR017986), WD40/YVTN repeat-like-containing domain (InterPro:IPR015943), WD40 repeat, subgroup (InterPro:IPR019781); BEST Arabidopsis thaliana protein match is: Transducin/WD40 repeat-like superfamily protein (TAIR:AT1G19750.1); Has 35333 Blast hits to 34131 proteins in 2444 species: Archae - 798; Bacteria - 22429; Metazoa - 974; Fungi - 991; Plants - 531; Viruses - 0; Other Eukaryotes - 9610 (source: NCBI BLink).): protein MWEAIKDRETGRIRSNSFANRFKSRRILSLQLSNRKDFVSPHRGSVNSLQVDLTEGRYLLSGAADGSAAVFDVQRATDYEAVVDFKMPGKVYRTAMSSMAMSHTLIAAGTEDVQVRLCDIASGAFSHTLSGHRDGVMSVEWSTSSEWVLYTGGCDGAIRFWDIRRAGCFRVLDQSQTQLGFRPPILKRTAVGSKLSSVAKSSLGGQNRLKTLQSKQTGSQSVKGSSSAKASVEKSRQKRIHPGMLSTLDRATAHYGAVTGLKATNDGMYLLSAGSDSRIRLWDIESGRNTLVNFETGRIQTNKGIQLDTSDDPALVFVPCMKTVKAFGMWSGRTTLMLRGHYESVNTCCFNSNDQELYTSGSDRQILVWSPGGTVEDEMVQDEVAEDKDNWSD from the exons ATGTGGGAGGCTATCAAAGACAGAGAAACCGGTCGAATTCGTTCCAATTCCTTCGCCAATCGATTCAAATCCCGCCGGATTTTGTCTCTCCAACTCTCTAATCGAAAAGACTTTGTTTCTCCTCATCGTGGCTCCGTTAACTCCCTTCAG GTTGATTTGACGGAGGGGAGATATCTTCTCTCTGGAGCAGCAGATGGTTCAGCTGCTGTATTTGATGTTCAACGGGCCACTGATTACGAG GCGGTTGTGGATTTTAAAATGCCTGGAAAGGTTTATAGAACTGCCATGTCTTCTATGGCAATGTCTCACACGTTAATTGCTGCTGGAACTGAAGATGTCCAGGTTCGCCTCTGTGATATAGCTTCTGGGGCATTCTCTCACACATTATCGGGTCACCGTG ATGGCGTTATGTCAGTGGAATGGTCTACTTCCAGCGAGTGGGTTTTGTATACTGGGGGTTGTGATGGTGCAATACGTTTCTGGGACATTAGACGGGCTGGTTGTTTCCGTGTTCTAGATCAATCACAGACACAACTTGGGTTCCGACCACCAATTTTAAAGCGAACTGCGGTTGGCAGTAAG CTTTCTTCAGTTGCAAAATCTTCTTTGGGGGGCCAAAATAGGTTGAAGACACTGCAGAGTAAACAAACTGGAAGCCAAAGTGTAAAGGGATCATCTAGCGCTAAAGCTTCAGTGGAAAAGTCTCGACAGAAGAGAATTCACCCTGGAATGTTATCTACTCTAGATCGTGCTACGGCTCATTATGGTGCTGTTACTGGCTTAAAGGCAACTAACGATGGGATGTATCTTCTTAGTGCTG GGTCGGATTCAAGAATAAGATTGTGGGATATTGAATCTGGACGCAACACCCTGGTGAACTTTGAAACTGGACGCATCCAGACTAACAAAGGAATCCAATTAGATACAAGCGATGATCCAGCTCTGGTATTTGTTCCATGCATGAAGACTGTGAAG GCTTTTGGCATGTGGTCGGGTAGAACAACACTGATGCTTCGTGGACACTACGAAAGCGTGAACACTTGCTGCTTTAATTCCAATGATCAG GAACTATACACAAGTGGCTCAGATAGACAAATACTTGTGTGGTCACCAGGCGGAACAGTGGAAGATGAAATG GTGCAAGATGAAGTAGCCGAAGATAAAGACAATTGGAGCGACTGA
- the ATCSA-1 gene encoding Transducin/WD40 repeat-like superfamily protein (ATCSA-1; CONTAINS InterPro DOMAIN/s: WD40 repeat 2 (InterPro:IPR019782), WD40 repeat, conserved site (InterPro:IPR019775), WD40 repeat (InterPro:IPR001680), G-protein beta WD-40 repeat, region (InterPro:IPR020472), WD40 repeat-like-containing domain (InterPro:IPR011046), WD40-repeat-containing domain (InterPro:IPR017986), WD40/YVTN repeat-like-containing domain (InterPro:IPR015943), WD40 repeat, subgroup (InterPro:IPR019781); BEST Arabidopsis thaliana protein match is: Transducin/WD40 repeat-like superfamily protein (TAIR:AT1G19750.1); Has 35333 Blast hits to 34131 proteins in 2444 species: Archae - 798; Bacteria - 22429; Metazoa - 974; Fungi - 991; Plants - 531; Viruses - 0; Other Eukaryotes - 9610 (source: NCBI BLink).) produces the protein MWEAIKDRETGRIRSNSFANRFKSRRILSLQLSNRKDFVSPHRGSVNSLQVDLTEGRYLLSGAADGSAAVFDVQRATDYEASGLIAKHKCIFTVDKQHENGHKYAISSAIWYPIDTGLFITGSFDHYLKVWDTNTAQAVVDFKMPGKVYRTAMSSMAMSHTLIAAGTEDVQVRLCDIASGAFSHTLSGHRDGVMSVEWSTSSEWVLYTGGCDGAIRFWDIRRAGCFRVLDQSQTQLGFRPPILKRTAVGSKLSSVAKSSLGGQNRLKTLQSKQTGSQSVKGSSSAKASVEKSRQKRIHPGMLSTLDRATAHYGAVTGLKATNDGMYLLSAGSDSRIRLWDIESGRNTLVNFETGRIQTNKGIQLDTSDDPALVFVPCMKTVKVAFGMWSGRTTLMLRGHYESVNTCCFNSNDQELYTSGSDRQILVWSPGGTVEDEMVQDEVAEDKDNWSD, from the exons ATGTGGGAGGCTATCAAAGACAGAGAAACCGGTCGAATTCGTTCCAATTCCTTCGCCAATCGATTCAAATCCCGCCGGATTTTGTCTCTCCAACTCTCTAATCGAAAAGACTTTGTTTCTCCTCATCGTGGCTCCGTTAACTCCCTTCAG GTTGATTTGACGGAGGGGAGATATCTTCTCTCTGGAGCAGCAGATGGTTCAGCTGCTGTATTTGATGTTCAACGGGCCACTGATTACGAGGCAAGTGGTCTAATTGCCAAGCACAAGTGTATATTTACTGTCGACAAGCAACATGAAAATGGACATAAATATGCCATATCCTCTGCCATTTGGTATCCCATTGACACTGGGCTCTTCATTACAGGTTCTTTTGATCATTACTTAAAAGTCTGGGATACCAATACTGCTCAG GCGGTTGTGGATTTTAAAATGCCTGGAAAGGTTTATAGAACTGCCATGTCTTCTATGGCAATGTCTCACACGTTAATTGCTGCTGGAACTGAAGATGTCCAGGTTCGCCTCTGTGATATAGCTTCTGGGGCATTCTCTCACACATTATCGGGTCACCGTG ATGGCGTTATGTCAGTGGAATGGTCTACTTCCAGCGAGTGGGTTTTGTATACTGGGGGTTGTGATGGTGCAATACGTTTCTGGGACATTAGACGGGCTGGTTGTTTCCGTGTTCTAGATCAATCACAGACACAACTTGGGTTCCGACCACCAATTTTAAAGCGAACTGCGGTTGGCAGTAAG CTTTCTTCAGTTGCAAAATCTTCTTTGGGGGGCCAAAATAGGTTGAAGACACTGCAGAGTAAACAAACTGGAAGCCAAAGTGTAAAGGGATCATCTAGCGCTAAAGCTTCAGTGGAAAAGTCTCGACAGAAGAGAATTCACCCTGGAATGTTATCTACTCTAGATCGTGCTACGGCTCATTATGGTGCTGTTACTGGCTTAAAGGCAACTAACGATGGGATGTATCTTCTTAGTGCTG GGTCGGATTCAAGAATAAGATTGTGGGATATTGAATCTGGACGCAACACCCTGGTGAACTTTGAAACTGGACGCATCCAGACTAACAAAGGAATCCAATTAGATACAAGCGATGATCCAGCTCTGGTATTTGTTCCATGCATGAAGACTGTGAAGGTA GCTTTTGGCATGTGGTCGGGTAGAACAACACTGATGCTTCGTGGACACTACGAAAGCGTGAACACTTGCTGCTTTAATTCCAATGATCAG GAACTATACACAAGTGGCTCAGATAGACAAATACTTGTGTGGTCACCAGGCGGAACAGTGGAAGATGAAATG GTGCAAGATGAAGTAGCCGAAGATAAAGACAATTGGAGCGACTGA
- a CDS encoding RUN/FYVE domain protein (unknown protein; FUNCTIONS IN: molecular_function unknown; INVOLVED IN: biological_process unknown; LOCATED IN: plasma membrane; EXPRESSED IN: 22 plant structures; EXPRESSED DURING: 13 growth stages; BEST Arabidopsis thaliana protein match is: unknown protein (TAIR:AT2G40070.1); Has 9215 Blast hits to 5316 proteins in 473 species: Archae - 6; Bacteria - 773; Metazoa - 3392; Fungi - 1710; Plants - 539; Viruses - 143; Other Eukaryotes - 2652 (source: NCBI BLink).) has translation MPPSPALRCSPGRELPGKKHRRGHSIEYGILFRDKDDDLALFSEMQDKERDSFLLQSSDDLEDVFSTKLKHFSEFTIPVQGESSRLLTAEGDKNDYDWLLTPPDTPLFPSLDDQPPAASVVRRGRPQSQISLSRSSTMEKSRRSSKGSASPNRLSTSPRADNMQQIRGRPSSARHPSPASGRRSGTPVRRISPTPGKPSGPVSRSPTPTSRRMSTGSTTMASPAVRGTSPVSSSRGNSPSPKIKVWQSNIPGFSLDAPPNLRTSLGDRPASYVRGSSPASRNGRDAVSTRSRKSVSPSASRSVSSSHSHERDRFSSQSKGSVASSGDDDLHSLQSIPVGGSERAVSKRASLSPNSRTSRSSKLLSPGSAPRRPFESALRQMEHPKSHHSMFRPLASSLPSTGIYSGKGSSSYHHIMLRHSTATVGSNSSSGQVTGFMPDAKGMDPVPVFQSEVENLAYPDKHEESIAFGMVNLSNESSRHESHESSFSDQLGDMDQDYTVECESSANEEVSHQVFDVENSSTHGSLHVGNEFLEGVALETMEVCGRCGSHYCATEATRSEINICPECREEHSFVETDSPGTNSPKLSQTIFDENKLYFENIPVIDVLDSLPVVMVEEEILETPEKIEQCDNSYEQEQYHLYESSISRALEEQNVDMLNYKDGTQSSTGCGPLSIGTKDTQTQLSDKHHDVNIGSLGRGDVPLVIKRSVSMKSPVIQANNSSCFTRSYEGFSYSRDRSISLRSSTETASASSSWDYGSSIRKGSHIRQRSGSTLDLETHRYDTNSKSLSTMSSSSGMSSHTFQALNVMPEDSFEMCAAQMTCTLDETHQESHTEPQNLECKETNVMNADFVESVGLVRISANVLGDLAEHNPVVMDDECCENGNDVANTVISKGETRESPAHIRSTSDLGASPITDDCPFNDHSRLQENDVNETPHGLSTTTASEIEPESSEPEIPGLGVHDEIPESERNLNAVDDCSEKSMVHASVDHHSSSAPVNEILDESTVLVECPGGKEPRSLTLEEATDTILFCSSIVHDLVYQAATIAMDKAKDVPAEEEMLHPTVTVLGKSNANRNSYGLGGGTKAKKRSSKAAKASRKQTETEEKTEVQIENDENAGEAVMMRNVGVPPSKGENMKPPPNLESKCNCSIM, from the exons ATGCCTCCTTCCCCGGCATTGAGATGCTCTCCTGGGAGGGAACTTCCTGGGAAGAAACACAGACGAGGACACAGCATTGAATATGGGATTCTATTCAGAGATAAAGACGATGATCTTGCCTTGTTTAGTGAGATGcaagacaaagaaagagatagtTTCTTGCTTCAGTCATCTGATGATCTTGAAGATGTATTTT CTACAAAATTGAAGCACTTTTCGGAGTTCACCATTCCTGTTCAAGGAGAGAGTAGCAGATTGCTGACTGCAGAGGGAGATAAGAATGACTATGATTG GTTGTTGACGCCTCCAGACACACCACTTTTTCCTTCATTGGATGACCAACCGCCAGCAGCTAGTGTTGTGAGAAGAGGGAGACCACAGAGTCAGATTTCGTTATCAAGATCTTCCACG ATGGAGAAGAGCCGCCGTAGTAGTAAGGGCAGTGCAAGCCCAAATCGCTTAAGCACATCACCTCGAGCTGACAATATGCAGCAGATAAGGGGAAGACCATCTTCAGCACGCCATCCTAGTCCAGCGTCTGGTCGACGATCAGGTACCCCAGTTAGGAGAATTTCTCCTACTCCAGGGAAACCCTCAGGACCTGTATCAAGATCTCCGACCCCAACTTCGCGAAGGATGAGCACTGGGTCAACTACCATGGCATCGCCAGCTGTCAGGGGAACTTCTCCCGTAAGTTCTAGTCGAGGCAACTCTCCTTCACCCAAAATAAAAGTGTGGCAGTCAAACATTCCTGGTTTCTCCTTGGATGCGCCACCAAATCTCCGAACTTCTTTGGGTGATCGACCAGCATCCTATGTAAGAGGTTCCTCGCCAGCATCCAGAAATGGTAGGGATGCAGTCTCTACACGCAGCAGAAAATCTGTTTCTCCAAGCGCTTCCAGAAGTGTCAGTTCATCTCACAGTCATGAGCGTGATCGGTTTAGTTCTCAAAGTAAAGGCTCGGTAGCATCATCCGGAGATGATGATCTTCATTCTTTACAATCTATTCCTGTAGGTGGCTCAGAACGTGCAGTTTCAAAAAGAGCTAGCCTTTCTCCAAATAGTAGAACTTCTAGATCTTCAAAATTACTGTCACCTGGTTCAGCACCGAGAAGGCCGTTTGAGTCTGCTCTTCGTCAAATG GAGCATCCTAAAAGCCATCATAGCATGTTTAGGCCTCTTGCTTCTAGCCTTCCTAGCACAGGCATTTATTCTGGGAAAGGTAGTTCGTCTTACCATCACATTATGTTAAGACATTCTACTGCAACAGTGGGGAGCAATTCAAGTTCTGGCCAAGTTACAGGATTCATGCCAGATGCTAAAGGAATGGATCCAGTCCCTGTATTCCAGTCTGAAGTTGAAAATTTGGCTTATCCTGATAAACATGAAGAAAGTATTGCCTTTGGTATGgtaaatttatcaaatgaGAGTAGTAGACATGAGAGTCATGAGAGTTCTTTCAGTGATCAGCTTGGTGATATGGATCAAGATTATACTGTTGAATGCGAGTCTAGCGCGAATGAGGAGGTCAGTCACCAGGTTTTTGATGTTGAAAACAGTTCGACTCATGGTAGTCTTCATGTAGGCAATGAATTTTTAGAAGGGGTCGCTCTTGAAACTATGGAGGTTTGTGGTAGATGTGGTTCTCACTATTGCGCCACTGAAGCAACTAGAAGCGAGATAAATATTTGTCCAGAGTGCAGGGAGGAACACAGTTTTGTAGAAACAGATTCCCCTGGAACAAATTCCCCAAAGCTGTCTCAAACAATTTTCGATGAAAACaagttatattttgaaaatattccTGTGATAGATGTGCTAGATTCGCTGCCTGTTGTTATGGTTGAGGAAGAAATTTTGGAGACACCAGAAAAGATTGAGCAGTGTGATAATTCCTACGAGCAAGAACAATATCATCTGTACGAGAGTTCTATTTCCAGGGCTTTGGAAGAGCAAAATGTGGATATGCTCAATTACAAGGATGGAACTCAGTCTTCCACTGGCTGTGGTCCTTTGAGTATAGGCACAAAAGATACTCAAACTCAGCTATCTGATAAGCATCATGATGTGAATATTGGTTCTTTAGGACGTGGAGACGTTCCTTTGGTTATAAAGAGATCAGTCAGTATGAAGTCACCTGTTATTCAAGCTAATAACTCCAGTTGTTTCACCAGATCATATGAGGGCTTTTCTTATTCAAGGGATAGGAGTATTAGTCTGAGAAGCTCCACAGAAACTGCTTCGGCATCTTCATCTTGGGATTACGGTTCCTCTATAAGAAAGGGAAGCCATATACGACAACGAAGCGGGAGTACACTTGACTTGGAGACTCATAGGTATGATACCAACTCCAAGTCCCTGAGTACCATGTCATCTTCATCTGGCATGTCTAGCCACACTTTCCAGGCTCTAAATGTCATGCCAGAGGACAGTTTTGAAATGTGTGCTGCCCAAATGACGTGTACACTCGATGAAACTCACCAAGAATCTCACACTGAACCCCAAAATCTGGAGTGTAAAGAAACCAATGTGATGAACGCTGATTTCGTTGAAAGCGTTGGATTAGTTCGTATTTCCGCCAATGTACTTGGTGATCTGGCAGAGCATAATCCGGTGGTAATGGACGATGAATGTTGTGAAAATGGAAATGATGTAGCCAATACTGTGATAAGCAAAGGGGAGACAAGAGAATCACCGGCACATATAAGGAGCACATCGGATTTAGGAGCATCACCTATCACTGATGACTGCCCTTTCAATGATCACTCTAGGCTACAAGAAAATGATGTAAACGAAACACCTCACGGTTTATCCACCACGACAGCCTCAGAAATAGAACCTGAGAGTAGTGAACCCGAAATACCTGGTTTAGGGGTTCATGATGAGATTCCAGAGTCAGAGCGCAACCTAAATGCAGTGGATGACTGCTCAGAAAAGAGTATGGTACATGCTTCTGTGGATCACCACAGCTCTTCGGCTCCTGTAAATGAAATTTTAG ATGAGTCCACTGTACTTGTGGAGTGTCCCGGTGGAAAAGAGCCGAGGAGCCTCACACTTGAAGAAGCCACTGATACAATACTTTTCTGCAGCTCCATTGTTCATGATTTAGTTTACCAAGCTGCAACAATAGCAATGGATAAAGCAAAGGATGTGCCTGCGGAAGAAGAAATGTTGCATCCAACAGTGACAGTACTTGGAAAGTCGAATGCGAACAGAAATAGTTATGGACTTGGCGGTGGAACAAAGGCAAAGAAAAGGAGTTCCAAAGCAGCAAAAGCGAGCCGAAagcaaacagaaacagaggagaaaacaGAAGTGCAGATAGAGAATGATGAAAATGCAGGTGAAGCAGTGATGATGCGTAACGTTGGAGTTCCTCCTAGTAAAGGAGAGAATATGAAACCTCCTCCTAATCTGGAATCCAAATGCAATTGCTCAATAATGTGA
- the ATCSA-1 gene encoding Transducin/WD40 repeat-like superfamily protein (ATCSA-1; CONTAINS InterPro DOMAIN/s: WD40 repeat 2 (InterPro:IPR019782), WD40 repeat, conserved site (InterPro:IPR019775), WD40 repeat (InterPro:IPR001680), G-protein beta WD-40 repeat, region (InterPro:IPR020472), WD40 repeat-like-containing domain (InterPro:IPR011046), WD40-repeat-containing domain (InterPro:IPR017986), WD40/YVTN repeat-like-containing domain (InterPro:IPR015943), WD40 repeat, subgroup (InterPro:IPR019781); BEST Arabidopsis thaliana protein match is: Transducin/WD40 repeat-like superfamily protein (TAIR:AT1G19750.1); Has 28727 Blast hits to 16574 proteins in 608 species: Archae - 26; Bacteria - 4830; Metazoa - 10091; Fungi - 6796; Plants - 3577; Viruses - 0; Other Eukaryotes - 3407 (source: NCBI BLink).), whose translation MWEAIKDRETGRIRSNSFANRFKSRRILSLQLSNRKDFVSPHRGSVNSLQVDLTEGRYLLSGAADGSAAVFDVQRATDYEASGLIAKHKCIFTVDKQHENGHKYAISSAIWYPIDTGLFITGSFDHYLKVWDTNTAQAVVDFKMPGKVYRTAMSSMAMSHTLIAAGTEDVQVRLCDIASGAFSHTLSGHRDGVMSVEWSTSSEWVLYTGGCDGAIRFWDIRRAGCFRVLDQSQTQLGFRPPILKRTAVGSKLSSVAKSSLGGQNRLKTLQSKQTGSQSVKGSSSAKASVEKSRQKRIHPGMLSTLDRATAHYGAVTGLKATNDGMYLLSAGSDSRIRLWDIESGRNTLVNFETGRIQTNKGIQLDTSDDPALVFVPCMKTVKAFGMWSGRTTLMLRGHYESVNTCCFNSNDQELYTSGSDRQILVWSPGGTVEDEMVQDEVAEDKDNWSD comes from the exons ATGTGGGAGGCTATCAAAGACAGAGAAACCGGTCGAATTCGTTCCAATTCCTTCGCCAATCGATTCAAATCCCGCCGGATTTTGTCTCTCCAACTCTCTAATCGAAAAGACTTTGTTTCTCCTCATCGTGGCTCCGTTAACTCCCTTCAG GTTGATTTGACGGAGGGGAGATATCTTCTCTCTGGAGCAGCAGATGGTTCAGCTGCTGTATTTGATGTTCAACGGGCCACTGATTACGAGGCAAGTGGTCTAATTGCCAAGCACAAGTGTATATTTACTGTCGACAAGCAACATGAAAATGGACATAAATATGCCATATCCTCTGCCATTTGGTATCCCATTGACACTGGGCTCTTCATTACAGGTTCTTTTGATCATTACTTAAAAGTCTGGGATACCAATACTGCTCAG GCGGTTGTGGATTTTAAAATGCCTGGAAAGGTTTATAGAACTGCCATGTCTTCTATGGCAATGTCTCACACGTTAATTGCTGCTGGAACTGAAGATGTCCAGGTTCGCCTCTGTGATATAGCTTCTGGGGCATTCTCTCACACATTATCGGGTCACCGTG ATGGCGTTATGTCAGTGGAATGGTCTACTTCCAGCGAGTGGGTTTTGTATACTGGGGGTTGTGATGGTGCAATACGTTTCTGGGACATTAGACGGGCTGGTTGTTTCCGTGTTCTAGATCAATCACAGACACAACTTGGGTTCCGACCACCAATTTTAAAGCGAACTGCGGTTGGCAGTAAG CTTTCTTCAGTTGCAAAATCTTCTTTGGGGGGCCAAAATAGGTTGAAGACACTGCAGAGTAAACAAACTGGAAGCCAAAGTGTAAAGGGATCATCTAGCGCTAAAGCTTCAGTGGAAAAGTCTCGACAGAAGAGAATTCACCCTGGAATGTTATCTACTCTAGATCGTGCTACGGCTCATTATGGTGCTGTTACTGGCTTAAAGGCAACTAACGATGGGATGTATCTTCTTAGTGCTG GGTCGGATTCAAGAATAAGATTGTGGGATATTGAATCTGGACGCAACACCCTGGTGAACTTTGAAACTGGACGCATCCAGACTAACAAAGGAATCCAATTAGATACAAGCGATGATCCAGCTCTGGTATTTGTTCCATGCATGAAGACTGTGAAG GCTTTTGGCATGTGGTCGGGTAGAACAACACTGATGCTTCGTGGACACTACGAAAGCGTGAACACTTGCTGCTTTAATTCCAATGATCAG GAACTATACACAAGTGGCTCAGATAGACAAATACTTGTGTGGTCACCAGGCGGAACAGTGGAAGATGAAATG GTGCAAGATGAAGTAGCCGAAGATAAAGACAATTGGAGCGACTGA